In Citrus sinensis cultivar Valencia sweet orange chromosome 2, DVS_A1.0, whole genome shotgun sequence, a single genomic region encodes these proteins:
- the LOC102614217 gene encoding two-pore potassium channel 1 yields MAAHKNNDDATGSGQPLLSSKPVDYPNLNEPMEQNDKKSLLPLESALMSQEEIRFRQVLLLLVGYLGVGALCFFLIRHQIKGEKTNGVLDSIYFCIVTMTTVGYGDLVPHSTLAKLLACVYVFSGMALVGLILGKAADYLVEKQQLLLVKAMYNYENASAGSGSAAEVLKDVETHKVKYKLVTATFILLVLIIAGIVFLSVVEDLKFVDALYCVCSTITTLGYGDMSFSTRGGRFFAVFWILSGTICLAQFFLYLTELYTQSRQNSFVKWVLTRQLTFSDLEAADLDHDKLVSVAEFVIYKLKEMGKINEEDISVLMERFRTLDADQSGNLTAADIMLLQQSS; encoded by the exons ATGGCGGCTCacaaaaataatgatgatgcaaCAGGATCAGGACAGCCTCTGCTTTCATCGAAGCCAGTTGATTATCCGAATTTAAATGAACCCATGGagcaaaatgacaaaaaatctCTTTTGCCCCTTGAATCGGCATTGATGTCTCAAGAAGAAATCAGGTTCAGGCAAGTGCTTTTGTTGTTAGTTGGCTATCTGGGCGTAGGCGCACTTTGTTTCTTCTTAATCAGGCATCAAATTAAGGGTGAGAAAACAAACGGGGTTCTTGATTCAATTTACTTTTGTATAGTGACAATGACTACCGTGGGATATGGGGACCTTGTACCCCATAGCACATTGGCAAAGTTGCTTGCCTGTGTCTATGTTTTCTCTGGCATGGCTCTTGTTGGGCTTATTCTTGGTAAGGCTGCAGATTACCTTGTTGAAAAGCAGCAGCTTCTTCTGGTCAAGGCAATGTACAATTACGAAAATGCAAGTGCTGGTTCTGGTTCAGCAGCTGAGGTTCTTAAGGATGTTGAAACCCACAAAGTCAAATACAAATTGGTTACTGCAACATTCATCCTTTTGGTGCTTATAATTGCGGGAATTGTCTTCTTATCTGTTGTTGAAGATTTGAAGTTTGTTGATGCCTTGTATTGTGTTTGTTCCACTATCACTACTCTGGGTTATGGGGACATGAGTTTCTCAACTAGAGGGGGTCGTTTTTTCGCTGTCTTTTGGATATTGAGTGGTACAATTTGCTTAGCTCAGTTCTTTCTTTACCTTACTGAACTATACACCCAAAGTAGGCAAAATTCTTTCGTTAAATGGGTTCTTACGCGACAATTGACATTCTCGGATCTTGAGGCTGCAGATCTTGATCATGACAAATTAGTCAG TGTAGcagaatttgtaatatataagCTTAAGGAAATGGGGAAGATCAATGAGGAAGATATTTCGGTCTTGATGGAAAGGTTCCGAACCCTTGATGCAGATCAGTCGGGAAATCTGACAGCTGCAGATATAATGTTATTGCAGCAATCATCTTAA
- the LOC102614506 gene encoding phospholipase A1 PLIP1, chloroplastic: MACTTVTIPTSPVGTAAKDTFKEYNGLRRSESGNDLCKRAGMQRSYSDNNLCYSVNRNRAASKSPKLKSSPSVGLFPLQCQLSSSIIPNSVRSFLFDPETSKDMSIVDKKMNVIEDLAESNEEEMKIKKANWVERLMQIREEWVKRQQQQSVDGEEVGDEDEKGFCHPDACKGGCEVDYGSENEGDEIRYDRESFSRLLAEVPLSDTKLFSQLAFLSNMAYVIPEIKANDLRRYYGLHFVTSSLEKKAEAAAIKVKLKLDSTHVPVNNQSASESDTEKHVDSELRTSSRPFVASKIAASAASYVQSRAKDLMSLGCEPQEDTGINPFEIEDQQQGDGGNSRVYKSEVAAYVAASTMTAVVAAGEKEKEEAAKDLQSLHSSPCEWFICDDFRTYTRCFVIQGSDSLASWQANLFFEPTEFEGTDVLVHRGIYEAAKGIYEQFMPEIMDHLNRHGERAKLQFTGHSLGGSLSLLVSLMLLNQGIVKPSTLRPIVTFGSPFVFCGGQKLLNYLGLDENHVHCVMMHRDIVPRAFSCSYPNHVALVLKRLSGTFRSHPCLNKNKLLYSPLGKLFILQPDEKLSPSHPLLPQGNALYALDKTKCGYSTSALRFFLNWPHPLATLSDPTAYGSDGTILRDHDSSNYLKAVHGVLRQHSRMDHTRMVFCKARKQKNMLWPLLTSPSPHSWSHEYSLQSTSFISKEVMTGV; encoded by the exons ATGGCATGCACAACAGTGACAATTCCTACCTCTCCAGTTGGCACAGCAGCAAAAGATacttttaaagaatacaatGGGCTTCGCCGATCAGAGTCTGGCAATGACCTTTGTAAACGTGCTGGGATGCAAAGGTCTTATTCTGATAACAATCTTTGTTATTCTGTTAACCGCAATCGTGCAGCATCAAAGTCACCAAAACTAAAGAGCAGCCCCTCAGTTGGGCTCTTCCCTCTTCAGTGCCAGTTATCTAGCTCCATAATTCCAAACTCTGTTCgatcatttttgtttgaccCGGAAACTAGTAAAGATATGAGTATAGTTGACAAGAAGATGAATGTCATTGAGGATTTGGCAGAGAGTAACGaggaagaaatgaaaataaagaaggcAAATTGGGTGGAGAGGTTAATGCAAATAAGAGAAGAATGGGTGAAGAGACAGCAACAACAGAGTGTAGACGGTGAAGAAGTTGGTGATGAGGATGAAAAGGGTTTTTGTCATCCAGACGCTTGTAAGGGTGGCTGTGAGGTTGATTATGGCTCTGAAAATGAAGGAGATGAAATTAGATATGACCGTGAATCCTTCTCAAGATTACTGGCGGAAGTGCCATTGTCTGATACCAAGCTATTTTCTCAGCTTGCTTTCTTATCTAATATGGCTTATGTGATACCAGAGATCAAG GCGAATGATTTAAGAAGATATTATGGCCTACATTTTGTAACATCTTCCTTGGAAAAGAAAGCAGAGGCAGCCGCGATAAAAGTTAAGCTCAAACTGGACTCTACTCATGTACCTGTAAACAATCAATCTGCTTCTGAATCTGATACAGAAAAGCATGTGGACTCTGAGCTGAGGACCTCAAGTCGACCATTTGTTGCTTCCAAGATTGCTGCATCAGCTGCATCTTATGTCCAGTCTCGTGCCAAGGACCTTATGTCCCTTGGATGTGAACCCCAAGAGGATACAGGAATAAatccatttgaaattgaagacCAACAACAGGGAGATGGTGGGAATTCACGAGTATATAAGTCAGAGGTGGCTGCTTATGTAGCAGCATCGACAATGACTGCAGTTGTTGCAGCAGGGGAGAAGGAAAAGGAGGAGGCTGCTAAGGACCTTCAGTCACTTCATTCCTCACCCTGTGAATGGTTCATCTGTGATGATTTTAGGACATACACCCGCTGCTTTGTGATTCAG GGATCAGATTCTTTGGCATCTTGGCAGGCAAATCTCTTCTTTGAACCTACTGAATTTGAA GGAACGGATGTACTTGTTCACAGAGGAATTTATGAAGCTGCAAAAGGAATATATGAACAATTCATGCCAGAGATCATGGACCATCTAAATAGACATGGTGAACGTGCAAAGCTTCAGTTCACTGGCCATTCACTTGGGGGAAGCCTATCTCTTTTAGTtagcttgatgctattaaatcAAGGGATTGTCAAACCCTCTACTCTTCGACCAATTGTCACTTTTGGCTCACCATTTGTGTTCTGTGGAGGCCAAAAATTACTCAACTACCTTGGATTGGACGAGAATCATGTTCATTGTGTGATGATGCATAGAGATATTGTTCCTAGAGCCTTCTCCTGCAGTTACCCTAACCACGTTGCTTTGGTCCTCAAGAGGTTGAGTGGCACCTTTCGTTCGCATCCTTGTCTCAATAAAAAT AAACTATTGTATTCTCCACTGGGCAAACTTTTCATTCTCCAACCTGATGAAAAGTTATCTCCTTCACACCCTCTACTTCCTCAAGGGAATGCTCTATATGCTCTTGACAAAACGAAATGTGGCTATTCCACAAGCGCACTGAGGTTCTTCCTCAACTGGCCACACCCACTGGCTACTTTAAGTGATCCTACAGCCTATGGTTCAGATGGTACAATCCTGAGAGACCATGACTCCAGCAATTACTTGAAGGCTGTGCATGGAGTTCTGAGACAACATTCAAGGATGGACCATACAAGGATGGTCTTTTGTAAAGCCAGAAAGCAGAAGAACATGCTATGGCCTCTACTGACTTCACCATCCCCCCACTCCTGGAGCCACGAATATAGCTTGCAGAGCACCAGCTTTATATCCAAGGAGGTTATGACTGGTGTTTGA